Within uncultured Fusobacterium sp., the genomic segment TAAAAAGCTATATAGAGTCAGCTATTTATAATAAACCAGATAAACACAATATGATAAAAAAATATGATGAAAACTTTGATAAAAGATTTATGAATGAAATTGGAGGTTAAGATGGCAAAGATTGTAGCTGTATGTATTAGTGAAAAGAAGGGGACTCAAAAAGTAAATGTTCACGAAGGAACTCTTATAGAGAACTTTGGATTAGAGGGAGATGCTCATGCTGGAAATTGGCATAGACAAGTAAGTTTACTTTCAAAAGAAAAGATAACAGATTTCAAAGCTAGAGGTGGAAATGTTATTGATGGAGATTTTGGAGAAAATCTTATTGTAGATGGAATTGATTGTGCAAAACTACCAGTAGGAACTAGATTAAAAATAAATGATGATATTATATTAGAAGTAACTCAAATTGGTAAAGAATGTCATTCTCATTGTGCTATTTATCATGCAGTAGGAGATTGTATCATGCCAAGAGAGGGAATATTTACAATTGTAGTTAAAGGTGGAAAAGTTAAAGAGGGAGATAATATTGAGATAATTTAATATTATCTCTTTTCAATTT encodes:
- a CDS encoding MOSC domain-containing protein — encoded protein: MAKIVAVCISEKKGTQKVNVHEGTLIENFGLEGDAHAGNWHRQVSLLSKEKITDFKARGGNVIDGDFGENLIVDGIDCAKLPVGTRLKINDDIILEVTQIGKECHSHCAIYHAVGDCIMPREGIFTIVVKGGKVKEGDNIEII